CAAATCCAAAAACATCATTTCACCGCCGCCTTTTTGTTCAGCTAGCGGCATTAATACCATGATTTTCATAATCTTCACCTTGATTTAAATCCAGTTATTCCTTGATGTTGGTAGTATTTATGTGCTGCCATAGCTAGAGCTAAAAATCCCCAAAGAATCATGCCAGAAACACTCAGCATCCCACTACCAATAATTAATTGGGCGCAAGAACTTATCCCAATAGCCCGTGCAGCACTGACAAAACTATCGAAACGTCCTTCGTTGTATTTGCTAACACTAATAAGTATCAACATTAAGCCGCCAATATAAGGGATTGCGCCAAACCATCCCAAGGTAAAAAACATATCTAAAATCCCACTGTCAATTACAAAAACTTCGATTTGACCAGTTTTTTCATTGACTGTCCAGGTATTTCCTAAACCGTTACCTAGACCGTTAGAAAGAGCGATACTGAGATTTCTATCATAGCTCCCGGATCTATCTTTAAAGCTGGTATCATTTTCCAGATTAGAAAAAGTTTCCAAACGACCACTAACAACTTTAGAAATAGGCTCAATAGTTGTCAACGGCACAACACACATTCCCATCACCAAAATTATGATGATTAGGCGCATTTGAATTCGGGTTTTGACTGAACCAAAAATGATAATTATCCCTAATAACCACCCCCCCCAGTTAGTACGTGCTTGTGCTAGCAAGAAGGACAAATAGCCCACAGCTGAAGCTGGAAAAATTAAAGGACCAGAACTGGTAAATAATAACAGTAGACCAGTTTGCATTACAGAGCCAAAAGGTCCGACTGAGTGTAGAGTACTCCACACACGCATCCCAAAAGGTTCAGGATCTCCAGCACTAGTAAACATTTTTGATTCCATCAACCAGTATCGGTCCCATTCAGGAGCTACCACAAATTGATATATCCCATAAATTCCGGTGAGCAAGACACACCAGAGAAATGTTTGCTGAATGTTCTGGCGATAGCTGGGATAATCTCGCCAATTGATAAATAAATGAAAAGCGAAAATAATCGGACTGAGCCAGTCTAAAAGACCACGTGCTACTGGAATAGGCGCGTTATAAATCAGACCGACAAGAAACCCATAGAACACCCCAAGAAAACCTAAAAGAAAAGGTAAGCCCCCCAGACTTGTCATCCTGGGAAGATATTTGATAAAGGTGCATATCGTAACAAACACCACTAAATAAGGTGCTATAAGTATCTGACGGGTGGGGTCCCAACCTATGCGATAGTCAACTAAGCGGGCGAATAAGGGTGTAAGAAACCATACCCACCAGGTAAAGCTGATGTAGAAAATGGGATGTCGCAAGTATAAAAACACGCCTACTGCGAAAGCTGCTCCCGGATACACAAGGCGCAACATACCAGCAGCACCAGCAAAATAGCACACTATCATCAGAAAGATGAAGCCTAGAATTACAATCCAAGCTTGCGCCCCTCGCTCTTCGGGTGAGAAATGTTCTTGTAAAAAACTATTAAAAAGTATCTGTTTAGAAGTCATGTTATTTGAGAATGGGGCATTGGGCATTGGGCATGGAATGGGGCATGGGGGATTGGGGATTGGGGATGGGTAGAAGTTCAAGTTTTGGCTTCGGAACTCGAAACTTCAACCTCAGAACTCGAAACTTCAACTTCGGAACTCGAAACTTCAACTTCGGAACTCGAAACTTCGACTTCGGAACTCGAAACTTCGACTTCGGAACTCGAAACTTCAGCATCAGAACTCGAAACTTCAACCTCAGAACTCGAAACTTCACTTTCTGTTGATTAACCTTCAGTCCCCACCCAGTCCCCAGTCCCCAGCGATGCACTGAGCTTGCCGAAGTGTCCCCAGTCCCCAATCCCTAGTAGTCTGTCAATTTTGTTTTGAGGGATTTTTGGTAGTGTGAGCGTCTCGCTCACGCGGGCAAGATGCCCGCACTACAGTCCATCATTTTTGTCTTGACAGAGTACTAGTCACCAGTCCCTTCGAGATATGTCTGCCATCCTAGCCAACGTCCACGTAAAGATGTGAGCCATTTTTTACCTGCTAGCTGGCCTTGACTGGGCAAAAATCGTAGCCATTGTATTAAGCCAAAACTATCTCGTGTACCAATGAATATTGCCCAAAATAAAAACACCGCACGGCGTAGCGGCGGTAGATGATCTAGTAAAACTAGAGTTTCATTATGAACTAAATTAGTAAAGGCAATTTCGTTAAAATTGTTGCGTTGATCTTCATCAAAACGTTGTGCGGGATAGTGATCTACTGCAACTTGAGGATCGTAAATTATCTTCCAGCCAGCTCGCTTTAAAGCTAGGGTAAAAGCCATTTCAAAATGTACTTGCGCTCCTGTACCTTGCATCCGCTGATCAAAACACAATTTGGCGATCGCCTGTTGGCGAAAACTCATGTTGACTCCTTTGAGAATATCAACTTCGCGGGGTTGTCCTACTCCTAGGTGATGATTACCAATGATTCGCCCAAACCATTGCAATTTACCAACTATCTGACGGGAGTCATTTTCGATTTTATTACCTTGGTGTATCCAATCACGCCCACCAACGCCACCGATACGACTATCTGACATAAAGTGAGCGGTGATTTTCTCTAACCAATCAGGGTGGGGTGCAGCATCATCATCAGTAATTGAAACAATGTCTCCTGCTACCGCTGCTAGTCCGGCGTTGAGTGCTGCTACCACACCGGGAAGGGTAACATTGACGATTTGTAATGGTAAGTTGTCGGGCGGAAATTGCGCGAGGAATTGCCAAGTTTCTGCGTCGGTATCGCGGACAACCACGATTACTTGATCAACTGGCTGAGTTTGCGCTTGCAGTGCCAAAAGGCAGCGTAACAGATCTTGAGGACGGCGATAGGTGGGAATGAGAACGGTGTTCTTCATTGTTGCTTAACTCCTCGAATAACTGCACATAAGTTTGTGCCATAATTTTCCAACTATGTTGTTCAGCAACAGAACGAGCTGCTTGACCCATTTGTTGCATCAAAGTGCGATCGCTCACTAAAGACAACAACGCCGTCGCTAAGGCATTAATATCATCAGAATTGGGCAAAACTACGCCACATTCTGGCGTCACCAATTCTGCACCTCCAGTAGCGGTGGCGGTAATCACTGGTAGTCCCGAAGCGAGGGCTTCTAATAATACCAGGGTGCAAGCTTCATAACGGGAAGGAAAGACAAATAAATCCACCGCCCGCATGATATCGGCGATATCCCGGCGATATCCCAGAAAATGCACTCGTTGATTTAACCCTAGGGATGCTGCTAGGTGGGGAAAGGGGCTACCCTCGGTATCACCGACAACTGCTAAATGTAAATCGGGAACCTTCACCAAAGCCGACAGCACAGTATCTAAGTTCTTCCTGGATGTGCGGATATCTCCGGCGAAAAGTGCTAAATTTACGTCTGGCGGTAGACCTAATTTTTGACGATTAGCCACACCAGGAGCAAATTCTTGCAAGTCTACGCCATTGAAAATTACCTGAATCCGAGAACGGGGAACGCCGATATTTACTAATTCTTGGGCTACTTTTTCAGAGACGGCTACGATAACTTTTGCTGTTTGGAATGCCTGTTTTTCCCAATAAGCATTCAACGCAGTATAAAGCCACTGGTACAGACCATAAATATCGCGGCGGGTGCGGGAAATATGGACAGGCGATCGCAGCCAAGAACTGTGTACAAAATGTACAGCATTCACATCTGCTGATGTCATGGTAATCGCTCCATTTACCTTGACTAAATCAATTTCCGAGCGATATTTTTTTACCCAAGCTGCACTTTTAATAGCAAAGATAAAATTCCGCATCAATTCAGTGGGGAATTTTTGCACTGGAATCGAAATCCAGTTAACTAGTTTATGGTCTTGTAGTTCTGGTGCTATTTCACTAGCCAATAATGTCAGATGATGACCGC
The Gloeotrichia echinulata CP02 DNA segment above includes these coding regions:
- a CDS encoding O-antigen ligase domain-containing protein, coding for MTSKQILFNSFLQEHFSPEERGAQAWIVILGFIFLMIVCYFAGAAGMLRLVYPGAAFAVGVFLYLRHPIFYISFTWWVWFLTPLFARLVDYRIGWDPTRQILIAPYLVVFVTICTFIKYLPRMTSLGGLPFLLGFLGVFYGFLVGLIYNAPIPVARGLLDWLSPIIFAFHLFINWRDYPSYRQNIQQTFLWCVLLTGIYGIYQFVVAPEWDRYWLMESKMFTSAGDPEPFGMRVWSTLHSVGPFGSVMQTGLLLLFTSSGPLIFPASAVGYLSFLLAQARTNWGGWLLGIIIIFGSVKTRIQMRLIIIILVMGMCVVPLTTIEPISKVVSGRLETFSNLENDTSFKDRSGSYDRNLSIALSNGLGNGLGNTWTVNEKTGQIEVFVIDSGILDMFFTLGWFGAIPYIGGLMLILISVSKYNEGRFDSFVSAARAIGISSCAQLIIGSGMLSVSGMILWGFLALAMAAHKYYQHQGITGFKSR
- a CDS encoding glycosyltransferase, with product MKNTVLIPTYRRPQDLLRCLLALQAQTQPVDQVIVVVRDTDAETWQFLAQFPPDNLPLQIVNVTLPGVVAALNAGLAAVAGDIVSITDDDAAPHPDWLEKITAHFMSDSRIGGVGGRDWIHQGNKIENDSRQIVGKLQWFGRIIGNHHLGVGQPREVDILKGVNMSFRQQAIAKLCFDQRMQGTGAQVHFEMAFTLALKRAGWKIIYDPQVAVDHYPAQRFDEDQRNNFNEIAFTNLVHNETLVLLDHLPPLRRAVFLFWAIFIGTRDSFGLIQWLRFLPSQGQLAGKKWLTSLRGRWLGWQTYLEGTGD
- a CDS encoding glycosyltransferase family 4 protein, with protein sequence MKLCIVTHKIKKGDGQGRVNYEVVKEAIRCGHHLTLLASEIAPELQDHKLVNWISIPVQKFPTELMRNFIFAIKSAAWVKKYRSEIDLVKVNGAITMTSADVNAVHFVHSSWLRSPVHISRTRRDIYGLYQWLYTALNAYWEKQAFQTAKVIVAVSEKVAQELVNIGVPRSRIQVIFNGVDLQEFAPGVANRQKLGLPPDVNLALFAGDIRTSRKNLDTVLSALVKVPDLHLAVVGDTEGSPFPHLAASLGLNQRVHFLGYRRDIADIMRAVDLFVFPSRYEACTLVLLEALASGLPVITATATGGAELVTPECGVVLPNSDDINALATALLSLVSDRTLMQQMGQAARSVAEQHSWKIMAQTYVQLFEELSNNEEHRSHSHLSPSSRSVTLPFGTASANSAS